ATGCGAAGGCGCAACTTTATCGATGCCTAGCTTCGTATCTTGGCAATGGTTTCAAGTGTGGTCCGTACCAGGTTTTCCAGACCTTTAAAGTCCTCTTTTTCCAATAGGGTGTTGGAAATTAGTTTAGACCCCATACCCACGCAAGTTACCCCGGCATCAAACCAGGCCTTTAAATTGTGTTCTTCCGTACTTACTCCGCCAGTGGGCATAATACTCGTCCAGGGTTGTGGGCCTCTAATCGCCTTTACAAAACCGGGACCATAGGTGGAGCCGGGAAAGAGTTTAACGATTTCACACCCCAACTCTTCGGCCTTGTTAATTTCGGTCAATGATCCGCATCCGGGAGACCACAGTACCTTTCTTCTATTGCAAATACGGGCAATATCTTCCCTAAATGATGGGGTCACTACAAAATTGGCCCC
The sequence above is a segment of the Muricauda sp. SCSIO 64092 genome. Coding sequences within it:
- a CDS encoding bifunctional 4-hydroxy-2-oxoglutarate aldolase/2-dehydro-3-deoxy-phosphogluconate aldolase — translated: MANYSRLQVINTMRATGMVPLFYHPDLELGKKVLKACYDGGSRLMEFTARGDFSFEVFSGLNKYAMAQLPGMIMGVGSITDAGAASLFLQMGANFVVTPSFREDIARICNRRKVLWSPGCGSLTEINKAEELGCEIVKLFPGSTYGPGFVKAIRGPQPWTSIMPTGGVSTEEHNLKAWFDAGVTCVGMGSKLISNTLLEKEDFKGLENLVRTTLETIAKIRS